AGGCTTTAGTGAATTACGTCGTCTATTAGGAAAGCAACCTACGTCTTATTTAGATGCTCGTATTCGCAAATTCCAAACCTACAGCGAAACAGGTAATGAACCACTACCTCACTATGCTATGGGATTAGATATTTACGCAACATGGACTTCTCCAATCCGTAAATACAGCGATATGATCAACCATCGTATGCTTAAAGCTCATATTTTAGGAAAAGAGCCTGTTCAACGTCCTGATGATATCGTTGGAGAAGAACTAGCACTTAGCCGCCGCTTCCATCGTATGGCAGAACGAAATGTAAGTGATTGGTTATATTGTCGAACATTAGCATCAGAAGTTGAAAAAGAAACTAAGTTCACAGCGGAAATCTTTGATATCAACCGTGCAGGTATGCGTGTGCGTTTAATTGAAAACGGCGCAGCAGCATTTATTCCTGGTTCATTAATCGTTGATAATAAAGAACGTATCGAATGTAATGCTGACCAAGGTATTATCTCTATTGATAAACATGAAACGTTTAAACTTGGCGATCAACTTCCAGTCGTATTAGCTGAAGTAAAAGAAGACACTCGTAATATGGTTGCTAAACCACTTCAGGCTTTTCCTGCTCCTGAATCAGAGGAAGCACCAGTTGTTGAAAGTGAAGATAAAACAACAAATGCAAACGCATAAATAATCTTTATTTTCGTACAAAACAAAAACCCATACTTATCGGTATGGGTTTTCTTTTTATTACTAAATACTAATCTAAATTCAGTTTTCCTGAAAATGACTCCTCTTCATCTTCCAATTGAAAACGATCTTTTGACCGATAAACAACGATATCTTCAAAATCGTCTTTTCTTTCTCTTCTATCATTCGCGATCATTTTTTCTGCATTTTCAACCGCAGCTGCAACCATTTCGTTATATTGCATTAATTTTTTCTGGGATGTTGCCGCTAACATATCCAAGCTATAACGAATATAAAGTGTAGGAAGCTGATTTAAAGCAATACACTTCATATCTGTGATTTGATCAAGCGTATAAATCTGGTGGAATTCCAATGCAAAAAATCGTTTATTGACGAGTACTTCCATATAATTATGAATGTTTGATTCCATAGAGGCACCTTGTTGTTGTTTAATGCATTAAGTGTATCGTAAGCATATGAATAGAGTCACGTTATTGATAGAATAACAAATTGTCTTATCAGTTCAGTGACACACTCTTTCTTTTTTAGTTTTATAGGATTAGTTAAAAAAATAATGTCTTTTAACCTTCTCAGCCATCCTTTATTCAAATTATTGCTGCCTATTATCATAGTTGTATCTGTGATTACTGGAATGGATGGCATAATCCAACTCTCATCTGAGAATCAAGGGTTCTCCTATATACTGCCCTATATTGTATTATCTATTGTTTTATTACTAAGTCAGCCTTTTAACCAAGGGCGTATTGGTATGATAGCGATAAGCATGGCTATCGCTTATTGGATAATTCAAGAAAGGTTGCAAGTACCATTATCATACGGTACGACACGAATTGAATTTACATTAACCGCCTTTTTATTGCCGATCTGCATGATGGCTACATTCATTTTCCCTGAGCGTCGAATTTTCTCTAAGTTTGGCGCTGGCTATTTATGTATATTAGTCTTCATGTTTTTCTGGTGTTGGATAATCACAGTACACTTTGCCGATAATGACATGACTGAAATATGGCAAACCTATTTGCTCAATATTCCAGAAATTTCGCCTTTACCTGTTATCGTTGTTCTTTATAGTATAGTGATGTGTGGTTTATCCGCTATTTTCGTTTTAACTCGAAGCAATAATACGGATTTAGCGTCTTATACGTGTCTGCTGTATTCATCACTTACTTTTTCATTATTTAGTGTTGATTATATTTCAAGCACCATGTTTTCAATTGCAGGGTTACTGCTTCTACTCTATATCATTACAGCAAGTCATGAGTTAGCGTTTATTGATCAGTTAACGGGAATTCCGGGCCGACGAGCTCTAGAATCTGAAATGAAACACCTTGGTCGCACCTATACCATTGCAATGCTTGACGTTGACCATTTCAAGAAATTCAATGATACCTATGGGCACGATACTGGTGATGACGTGCTTAAGTTAGTTGCAAGCATCATGGCACAAACTGGTGGTAACGCAAAAGTTTATCGTTATGGTGGTGAAGAATTTACGGTTTTATTTAAAGGTAAAACAGCAAAGCAAAGTTTAGAATATCTTGAGGAGTTACGAGAAGACATCGCTGATTATGATTTAATTATTCGTGATACTTCTACTCGTCCTAAAGATAACAAAGAAGGACAAGCTAAGCGTGGTAAAGCGAATAAAACAAAAGTCGTAAACGTAACCATCAGTATTGGTGTTGCTGATAGTGAAGATTTAAGAAAGCCACAACTCGTTATTAAAGCAGCCGACGAAGCTTTATATAGAGCTAAAGAAGGTGGACGTAACTGTGTAAGTGAATAACTTAACCTTTGCTTAAAAACACTCGAAAAACCGACTCATTTTGACTGCAGTCGGTTTTTTTTATTCTAAAAACTTATTAACCTTGCGTATTGTTCTTACAAATGCCAAACTCAAGTTATTAAAAAATATAGTTTTTGTTAACAATAAAGATAAACAAGGATACGTTTATGTTTTTAGATTATTTTGCACTTGGTTTATTGGTCTTCGTTGCCCTTGTCATTTTCTATGGCATCATTGTCATTCATGATATCCCTTATGAAATAGCTCACAAACGCAATCACCCACATTCTGATGCTATTCATGTCGCTGGCTGGGTAAGTCTATTTACACTTCATGTTTTATGGCCATTTCTTTGGATCTGGGCAACGCTATGGCGTGAAGACCGTGGTTGGGGCTTCCATAAAATCGAAAACAATCAATTAGAGCTACAAACTCGCGTTAATCATCTTAATGATCAAGTAGAGCTATTAACTGAAAAGCTTTCTCAAATAGAAGTCAATCAAGTTAAACAAGCGCCTCAAAAACCATCTCAAGAGGAGCAAGCATAATGGATTTATTGCTTATTTTGACGTACACCGCTTTATGTATCGCGATATTTAAAATCTTTAATATTCCACTAAACAAATGGACAGTTCCTACCGCAGGTTTAGGTGGTGTTGTATTAGTTGGCACTCTAGTCTTATTGATGAACTACAACCATCCATTTACTCAGTTTGGTGGGCAATTTTATGTAACCACGCCAATTGTCCCAAGTGTTAAGGGGAAAGTTATAGAGGTTAATGTAACGCCTAACCAACCTGTTGCTGCGGGCGATGTTTTATTTAAAATTGACCCAATTCCTTTTCAAGCTGAAGTTGTTCGTAAACAAGCTGCTTTAAGTGAAGCCGAGCAAGCTGCTCTTCAATTAGAGTCGGTTTATAAATCAGCACAATCAAACACAATAAAAGCAACAGCGGATAAAGATAAAGCCTATCGTGAATTTAAACGTTATGAAAAAGGCTATAAAAAAGGCGCTTTCACTGCTCAACAACTTGATACTCGTAAACAAACCTACAAAGCATCT
The window above is part of the Aliivibrio fischeri ATCC 7744 = JCM 18803 = DSM 507 genome. Proteins encoded here:
- a CDS encoding DUF3302 domain-containing protein; this encodes MFLDYFALGLLVFVALVIFYGIIVIHDIPYEIAHKRNHPHSDAIHVAGWVSLFTLHVLWPFLWIWATLWREDRGWGFHKIENNQLELQTRVNHLNDQVELLTEKLSQIEVNQVKQAPQKPSQEEQA
- a CDS encoding late competence development ComFB family protein, which produces MESNIHNYMEVLVNKRFFALEFHQIYTLDQITDMKCIALNQLPTLYIRYSLDMLAATSQKKLMQYNEMVAAAVENAEKMIANDRRERKDDFEDIVVYRSKDRFQLEDEEESFSGKLNLD
- a CDS encoding GGDEF domain-containing protein, producing the protein MSFNLLSHPLFKLLLPIIIVVSVITGMDGIIQLSSENQGFSYILPYIVLSIVLLLSQPFNQGRIGMIAISMAIAYWIIQERLQVPLSYGTTRIEFTLTAFLLPICMMATFIFPERRIFSKFGAGYLCILVFMFFWCWIITVHFADNDMTEIWQTYLLNIPEISPLPVIVVLYSIVMCGLSAIFVLTRSNNTDLASYTCLLYSSLTFSLFSVDYISSTMFSIAGLLLLLYIITASHELAFIDQLTGIPGRRALESEMKHLGRTYTIAMLDVDHFKKFNDTYGHDTGDDVLKLVASIMAQTGGNAKVYRYGGEEFTVLFKGKTAKQSLEYLEELREDIADYDLIIRDTSTRPKDNKEGQAKRGKANKTKVVNVTISIGVADSEDLRKPQLVIKAADEALYRAKEGGRNCVSE